One genomic region from Saprospiraceae bacterium encodes:
- a CDS encoding C40 family peptidase, which translates to MKPCYFFVSFLLITACSQKDNIIPPLVTDTIHKLEKQFAPDKRTAIFDIQASLTNGILLLKGETFNIEAKNQLLQELASFTPIDSIEILPNASLEGKHFGVVNIPVANMRSKPGHSSELSNQILCGTVLRLFKYQSGWIYCQTPDDYLGWIDLDALQCMDSSEINTWWSKPKVIVTNDHSYIFERQSSLSPLVSTISLGAILESGDEYKDYYLVTFPDGRTGYLPGAHGADYTLWKTKQTKAPGATAVLNTANMLKGTPYLWGGTSANGVDCSGFTKMVFFQHGLLLPRDASQQVSVGLPIETDTTLTNLLPGDFLFFGRKATETSPEKITHVAIYIGEGKIIHASGYVKVQSLIRGDADFAENRLASLVRATRPLSSPKENGIPFISDLKYFQ; encoded by the coding sequence ATGAAACCTTGCTATTTTTTTGTGTCTTTTTTGCTCATCACAGCTTGCAGTCAAAAAGATAATATAATCCCCCCCTTAGTCACAGATACCATCCATAAACTCGAAAAACAATTCGCCCCGGACAAACGTACCGCCATTTTTGATATACAAGCCAGCTTGACTAATGGCATACTCCTCCTCAAAGGGGAAACATTTAACATAGAAGCCAAAAACCAATTATTGCAGGAGCTCGCTTCTTTTACACCAATAGATAGCATTGAAATATTGCCAAATGCAAGCCTGGAAGGGAAACATTTTGGGGTAGTCAATATACCGGTAGCCAATATGCGTTCTAAGCCAGGCCATTCCAGCGAACTCTCCAATCAAATACTGTGTGGTACTGTACTGCGATTGTTCAAATATCAATCTGGTTGGATTTATTGCCAGACTCCGGATGATTACCTCGGTTGGATCGATCTGGATGCGCTTCAATGTATGGATTCGAGTGAAATTAATACTTGGTGGAGCAAGCCAAAAGTCATCGTGACCAATGATCATTCCTATATATTTGAGCGTCAATCTTCCCTATCCCCATTGGTGTCTACCATTTCCCTCGGGGCTATTCTGGAGAGTGGTGACGAATATAAAGATTATTATTTAGTCACCTTTCCTGATGGCAGAACTGGATATTTACCTGGCGCTCATGGGGCAGATTATACACTTTGGAAAACAAAACAAACAAAAGCTCCAGGTGCTACGGCTGTCCTAAACACCGCTAATATGTTAAAGGGGACTCCCTATCTTTGGGGAGGCACTTCTGCCAATGGGGTTGATTGCAGTGGATTTACAAAAATGGTCTTTTTTCAGCATGGGCTGCTGTTGCCTAGGGATGCCTCCCAGCAAGTCAGCGTAGGCCTTCCCATCGAAACAGATACCACCCTGACTAATCTCTTGCCTGGTGATTTTTTATTTTTTGGAAGAAAAGCCACAGAGACTAGCCCTGAAAAGATTACCCATGTAGCTATTTATATTGGCGAAGGAAAAATAATACACGCATCAGGTTATGTCAAAGTACAAAGTCTCATCAGAGGCGATGCGGATTTTGCTGAAAACAGGCTTGCCTCTTTAGTGAGAGCTACCCGCCCATTATCTTCACCAAAGGAAAACGGAATACCTTTCATTTCAGACCTAAAATATTTTCAATAA
- a CDS encoding nitroreductase family protein yields the protein MSDFIAYHQIIKDPIQMVLDSNDYYELLNLRRSVRDFSSRPVPGEVIRNIIMTASSAPSGAHKQPWTYCAVSDPNIKSAIRKAAEQEEYENYHGRMSEAWLQDLAPLGTNDKKEFLEVAPWLIIVFKKSYDVVHDEKRKNYYVNESVGISCGFLLTAIFQAGLVALTHTPSPMNFLKKILNRPEHETPFLLIPVGYPADHAMVPDIHRKREEEVISWYTE from the coding sequence ATGAGTGACTTTATAGCTTATCACCAGATTATCAAAGATCCAATACAAATGGTTTTGGACAGCAACGATTATTATGAGCTTCTCAACTTAAGAAGATCGGTGCGTGATTTTTCGTCAAGACCTGTGCCTGGCGAAGTGATCAGAAACATCATCATGACTGCTTCGTCGGCTCCCTCAGGAGCTCATAAACAACCATGGACCTATTGTGCCGTGTCTGACCCCAACATCAAATCTGCTATTAGAAAAGCAGCAGAACAAGAAGAATACGAAAACTATCATGGCAGGATGAGCGAAGCCTGGTTGCAGGATTTAGCTCCATTAGGGACGAATGATAAAAAAGAATTCCTGGAAGTAGCTCCTTGGCTAATTATTGTATTTAAGAAGTCCTACGATGTAGTGCATGATGAAAAAAGAAAAAATTATTATGTGAATGAGTCAGTCGGGATTTCATGTGGGTTCTTGCTCACCGCCATATTCCAGGCTGGACTAGTCGCCCTTACTCACACACCAAGCCCAATGAATTTTCTAAAAAAAATATTAAACCGACCTGAACACGAAACTCCTTTTTTACTTATCCCCGTAGGGTATCCTGCCGACCATGCCATGGTACCGGATATCCATCGAAAACGGGAGGAAGAGGTTATATCATGGTATACTGAATAG
- a CDS encoding zinc ribbon domain-containing protein, with product MSAYKNCQSCGMPMKKDTMGGGTNADGSKNEIYCSKCYSEGQFTSPNMSAADMQSLVKGKLQSMGFPGFIAGWFTKGIPNLARWNKSSSW from the coding sequence ATGAGTGCTTATAAAAACTGCCAGAGTTGCGGTATGCCAATGAAAAAAGACACCATGGGTGGTGGCACCAATGCCGATGGATCTAAAAATGAAATATATTGCAGCAAATGTTATTCTGAAGGGCAATTCACTTCCCCGAATATGTCGGCCGCAGACATGCAGTCCCTGGTCAAAGGAAAACTTCAATCCATGGGATTCCCGGGATTCATAGCCGGGTGGTTTACCAAAGGTATTCCCAATTTGGCTCGTTGGAACAAATCTTCCAGTTGGTAG
- a CDS encoding polyisoprenoid-binding protein produces the protein MQSDGNKKVKWGLDKAHTEIGFKVKHLMVATLRGWFKDFDADIVTTGEDFTTAEVDFWIDAASVDTGSVDRDNHVKSADFFDTEHYKQISFKGNTYIDVDHDGSYQVHGDLTIKGITKRVVFDAEFGGILKDPWGNEKAVINVNGNINRTDWDLNWNTPLEAGGLLVSETVSINCEIQLFKQTTI, from the coding sequence ATGCAATCAGATGGTAACAAAAAAGTAAAGTGGGGCTTAGACAAAGCACATACAGAGATCGGATTCAAAGTGAAGCATCTAATGGTAGCCACTCTGAGAGGTTGGTTTAAAGATTTTGATGCCGATATCGTCACGACTGGAGAAGATTTTACTACCGCCGAAGTGGATTTTTGGATTGACGCAGCCTCGGTAGACACAGGATCTGTTGACAGAGACAATCATGTCAAATCAGCTGATTTTTTTGATACGGAACACTATAAACAAATTTCTTTTAAAGGCAATACCTATATCGATGTCGATCATGATGGAAGTTATCAAGTGCATGGCGATTTGACCATAAAAGGTATTACAAAACGAGTAGTGTTCGATGCGGAGTTTGGGGGTATATTGAAAGATCCCTGGGGAAATGAGAAAGCCGTCATCAATGTAAATGGCAACATAAATCGAACAGACTGGGACCTCAATTGGAATACCCCTTTGGAAGCTGGTGGTCTGTTGGTGAGCGAAACAGTAAGCATCAACTGCGAGATTCAACTATTTAAGCAAACCACGATATAA
- a CDS encoding carbohydrate binding family 9 domain-containing protein — translation MKAIRCVQVPVIDGDISDPAWQQAQVIKDLVEFRPQIGEKEKYEERTEAYLMYNDQGIYFGGRCYEASVDNISKELKGRDGFGTNDYIGIMFDTYKDNINGFEYFVTPLGEQWDAKMSPGNNSNNGGEDFDWNAVWTSAVKLHDQGWDFEMFIPFSAIRFGGDDHQDWGLNITRRRRKTEEQFTWNPIDPTKNGFLTQEGYWTGLKEIKPPVRLQFSPYLSVYANHYPSQTAGVKNWSSQVNGGLDLKYGINQAFTLDAILIPDFGQVQSDNQVLNLSPFEVKFNENRNFFSEGTELFNKGGLFYSRRIGGSPIHQYSIYDDLTSEEEVIKNPTETKLINASKISGRTQSGFGIGILNAITKPAYALVENLNSKEIRHQLTNPLTNYSVVVLDQSLKNNSSITLFNSNVMREAGEYDSNVSAFLYDINDKSNTWNVNGKVATSKFYGTEYDKKPGISGALGFGKTSGVFNFRFSNEYADTRYSHNDLGYFTNNNYINNNLFVGYRIIQPKSWYNRINFNFNTSLSHLASRIGHIDTRYQSVNFNINANAQTKKLMFIGMFAGFNPGRNDFYEPRKEGYFLRRGGRINFGTWFQSNQSKKYSFYTELFTFKFFDFYDLKGFELFGQHRYRFSSKFSLSHNFSYEPTKNNIGYTTETSEGQVIIGRRDLHTISNVLNTNFNFNNKMGLTLRVRHYLSSVHHKEFFDLQNAGNLAPRTVPTDNADYNVNFFNVDMVYTWQYAPGSFFNLVWKDAAFTTADKNDTRYFNNLNGTLNSEQNNNFSVKVIYFIDYNSLRKKDLAKPSI, via the coding sequence TTGAAAGCTATACGGTGTGTCCAGGTCCCTGTCATCGATGGGGACATCAGTGATCCGGCATGGCAACAGGCGCAGGTGATTAAAGATCTCGTAGAGTTTAGACCTCAGATCGGCGAAAAAGAAAAATACGAAGAGCGTACTGAGGCCTATTTGATGTACAATGATCAGGGTATCTATTTTGGGGGCAGATGTTATGAGGCCTCTGTCGATAATATATCCAAAGAATTAAAAGGTAGGGATGGCTTTGGTACTAATGATTATATCGGCATCATGTTCGATACTTATAAAGACAATATCAATGGTTTTGAATATTTCGTTACTCCCTTGGGAGAACAATGGGATGCTAAAATGTCTCCTGGCAATAATAGCAATAATGGGGGAGAAGATTTTGATTGGAATGCGGTGTGGACCAGTGCCGTGAAACTACACGACCAGGGCTGGGACTTTGAGATGTTCATTCCTTTTTCTGCTATCCGGTTTGGGGGAGACGATCATCAGGATTGGGGGCTGAATATCACTCGTCGAAGACGCAAGACAGAAGAGCAGTTTACCTGGAACCCAATTGATCCTACCAAAAATGGATTCCTTACTCAGGAAGGTTACTGGACTGGGTTAAAAGAAATCAAGCCTCCGGTTAGACTGCAGTTTTCACCTTACCTTTCTGTGTATGCCAACCACTATCCTTCCCAAACAGCAGGAGTAAAAAATTGGTCCAGCCAGGTCAATGGTGGCCTGGATCTGAAATATGGAATCAATCAAGCCTTTACCCTCGATGCTATCTTGATCCCCGATTTTGGCCAGGTACAAAGTGACAACCAGGTACTCAACCTTTCGCCATTTGAAGTAAAATTTAATGAAAATCGAAATTTCTTTAGTGAAGGCACCGAGTTGTTCAATAAAGGAGGACTCTTTTATTCCAGGCGCATAGGTGGTAGCCCCATACATCAATACAGCATCTACGATGACCTCACCTCTGAAGAAGAAGTGATTAAAAATCCGACTGAGACCAAACTAATCAATGCTTCAAAAATTTCAGGTCGTACTCAATCTGGATTCGGTATCGGTATTCTCAATGCCATCACCAAACCTGCCTATGCTTTGGTAGAAAACCTTAACAGCAAAGAGATTCGTCATCAACTCACCAATCCTTTGACCAACTATAGTGTTGTGGTATTAGACCAATCTTTAAAAAACAATTCTTCCATCACCCTATTCAACTCCAATGTGATGCGTGAAGCCGGCGAATACGATTCGAATGTATCAGCCTTCCTTTACGACATCAATGACAAATCCAATACCTGGAATGTAAATGGGAAAGTAGCTACCAGCAAATTTTATGGTACTGAATACGATAAAAAACCAGGGATCAGTGGTGCACTTGGTTTTGGCAAGACTAGCGGAGTTTTCAATTTTAGATTCTCAAATGAATATGCCGATACCAGGTATAGTCACAATGATCTTGGCTACTTCACTAACAACAACTATATCAACAATAATCTATTTGTAGGGTATCGAATCATCCAACCTAAATCATGGTATAACAGGATCAATTTTAATTTCAATACATCCCTTTCCCACCTTGCCAGCAGAATTGGCCACATTGACACCAGGTACCAGTCTGTCAATTTTAATATCAATGCAAATGCACAAACCAAAAAGCTGATGTTTATTGGAATGTTTGCAGGCTTTAATCCAGGCAGAAACGATTTTTACGAGCCACGTAAAGAAGGCTACTTTTTACGAAGAGGGGGGAGAATTAATTTTGGCACCTGGTTCCAATCCAATCAAAGCAAAAAGTATAGTTTTTATACTGAATTATTCACTTTCAAATTTTTTGATTTTTATGATCTAAAAGGCTTCGAATTATTTGGTCAGCACCGATATCGATTTTCTTCAAAGTTTTCTTTAAGTCACAATTTTAGTTACGAACCAACTAAAAATAATATAGGCTATACCACCGAGACATCCGAGGGTCAGGTGATCATCGGCAGAAGAGATCTGCATACAATATCCAATGTGCTCAACACGAATTTTAATTTTAATAATAAAATGGGACTTACGCTCAGAGTCAGACATTATCTCAGCAGTGTGCACCACAAAGAATTTTTTGATCTGCAAAATGCTGGCAACCTGGCACCCCGCACTGTTCCTACGGACAATGCTGATTATAATGTAAATTTTTTCAATGTGGATATGGTCTATACCTGGCAGTACGCTCCCGGCAGTTTTTTTAATTTAGTCTGGAAAGATGCTGCATTTACTACTGCAGACAAAAACGATACCCGCTATTTTAATAATCTCAATGGCACACTGAACTCAGAGCAAAACAATAATTTTTCGGTTAAAGTGATCTATTTTATTGATTACAATTCTTTGCGTAAGAAAGACCTGGCAAAACCATCTATATAG
- a CDS encoding DUF2807 domain-containing protein, translating to MKNLLSISLMFFAFSVMGWSQKVSLKGSGPSVTRTLDLPSFSTVECSVSADVEITQGATQKVTIEGQANIIDQIATEVKDGKWRIKLPKNMWSDYDKLNIKITVPRLHGVGMAGSGNITTMNTIKTDDFQIGLSGSGNIRATVEAEYIDCGISGSGNVFIKGVAKELNIGTSGSGNVKAQDCEVEKVKIGISGSGDCLVNASNSLEAGIAGSGSVKYKGHPKVKTSISGSGSISTID from the coding sequence ATGAAAAATCTATTATCTATAAGTTTGATGTTTTTTGCATTCTCTGTCATGGGATGGAGCCAAAAAGTATCGCTCAAAGGCTCTGGACCATCAGTCACTCGCACCCTGGATCTGCCTTCATTTAGCACCGTCGAATGTAGCGTTTCAGCCGATGTAGAGATCACTCAGGGAGCTACACAAAAAGTGACGATTGAAGGGCAAGCAAATATCATCGATCAGATTGCAACAGAAGTAAAAGACGGCAAATGGCGAATCAAGCTTCCCAAAAACATGTGGTCGGATTATGATAAGCTCAATATTAAAATTACTGTCCCCCGATTACATGGAGTAGGCATGGCAGGCTCTGGTAATATCACTACGATGAATACCATTAAGACTGATGACTTTCAGATTGGACTTAGTGGTTCTGGTAACATCAGAGCGACAGTGGAAGCTGAATACATTGATTGTGGGATCAGTGGGTCAGGAAATGTATTTATAAAAGGAGTTGCAAAAGAACTGAATATCGGTACTTCGGGGTCAGGCAATGTGAAAGCCCAGGATTGTGAGGTGGAGAAAGTCAAAATTGGGATTTCCGGGTCTGGAGATTGCCTGGTTAATGCAAGTAATTCTTTAGAAGCAGGTATCGCTGGAAGTGGCAGTGTCAAATATAAAGGACATCCCAAGGTTAAAACCAGCATATCTGGTAGTGGATCGATAAGCACCATAGATTAA
- a CDS encoding MFS transporter, with product MFSHLVKFVQNRQSLAVGMIFLIMGTLFGNWATLIPSVKTKFNLDDAQLGLLILCLPIGAALANPLSTWFIHRYGMQKMTMIGVTGMCFFYILPVLSFQVWGVASGLFLTGVAIAFTNVSMNTCASALEHQWRLYIMSTCHGLFSFGLMIGSLVSSTMIGFKVIPVWQSGTISAILLLFAWSVSAHILHIQDDHHGPLSDQKPKFTFPKGALLVMIGIALCTNLTEGAMADWTAVYMRDIVHSATYLIGWGLASYSFFMAIGRFLGDYIIPTYGANKVLVYGGIMSVTGIALAVLIPSTWVCILAFGLVGFGVSCGAPILYGSAARLPGLGKGVGLATLNTFSVASFLGGPVIIGFISKAINLQVALGFVSIIGLLWVFLTTKIKL from the coding sequence ATGTTTTCACATCTGGTAAAATTTGTACAAAACCGCCAAAGCCTGGCGGTCGGCATGATTTTTTTAATCATGGGCACTTTATTTGGCAATTGGGCAACTTTGATACCCTCTGTAAAAACCAAATTTAATTTAGATGATGCACAATTAGGCCTACTTATATTGTGCCTACCCATTGGTGCTGCGTTAGCTAATCCCTTGTCCACCTGGTTTATCCACAGATACGGCATGCAAAAGATGACCATGATCGGCGTGACGGGTATGTGCTTCTTTTATATTCTACCGGTATTATCCTTCCAGGTATGGGGGGTAGCTTCAGGATTGTTTCTAACCGGGGTAGCCATCGCCTTTACCAATGTGTCTATGAATACTTGTGCTTCTGCATTAGAACATCAATGGAGGCTTTACATTATGTCTACCTGTCATGGTCTTTTTAGTTTTGGATTGATGATCGGATCACTGGTATCCAGTACCATGATTGGTTTTAAGGTCATTCCAGTATGGCAGTCCGGTACTATTTCCGCCATTTTGCTTTTATTTGCCTGGAGTGTAAGTGCCCATATACTGCATATCCAAGATGATCATCATGGTCCACTGTCAGACCAAAAACCAAAATTTACCTTTCCTAAGGGGGCTCTTCTGGTAATGATCGGTATCGCATTGTGTACCAACTTAACCGAAGGGGCTATGGCAGACTGGACAGCGGTATACATGAGAGACATAGTTCATTCAGCAACTTACCTTATTGGTTGGGGACTGGCCTCTTATTCTTTTTTTATGGCTATTGGCAGGTTTTTGGGGGATTATATTATTCCTACATATGGGGCCAATAAAGTATTGGTTTATGGTGGGATTATGAGTGTTACAGGTATTGCTCTGGCAGTACTCATACCATCTACCTGGGTATGCATTCTGGCATTCGGTCTTGTAGGGTTTGGAGTCTCTTGTGGAGCGCCGATTTTATATGGCTCAGCGGCGAGGTTGCCAGGTTTGGGCAAAGGGGTAGGCCTGGCCACACTCAATACTTTTTCAGTGGCTAGCTTCCTGGGGGGGCCAGTGATCATAGGTTTCATATCCAAAGCAATCAATCTTCAAGTGGCACTAGGTTTTGTCAGCATCATTGGGCTCCTTTGGGTCTTCCTTACTACCAAAATAAAGCTATGA
- the fabG gene encoding 3-oxoacyl-[acyl-carrier-protein] reductase — translation MNLENKVALITGGSRGIGEALVRKFAAMGASVAFTYSSSAEKANALVDSIPEHKIKAYQSDASSYTEAESLIKQVLADFGKIDILINNAGITKDTLMLRMSEDQWDEVIRVNLKSAFNLTKHVLKPMLSARSGSIINMTSVVGVFGNAGQANYAASKAGMIGFTKSIAKEVGSRSIRCNAIAPGFIETDMTHTLDDKTKEQYFSGLAIKRFGTAEEVADLAAFLGSDDSKYITGQVISICGGLNM, via the coding sequence ATGAACCTAGAAAATAAAGTAGCTCTGATCACCGGCGGAAGCAGAGGCATCGGTGAAGCATTGGTCAGGAAATTTGCCGCGATGGGAGCCTCAGTGGCCTTTACCTATTCGTCGTCCGCTGAAAAAGCCAACGCTTTGGTCGATTCAATTCCTGAACACAAAATCAAAGCTTATCAATCTGATGCTTCTTCTTACACTGAAGCGGAATCTTTGATTAAACAGGTCCTTGCTGATTTCGGCAAAATCGATATTTTAATTAATAATGCCGGAATCACCAAAGACACACTGATGCTCCGTATGAGTGAGGATCAGTGGGATGAGGTCATCAGGGTTAATTTAAAATCTGCCTTTAACCTTACCAAACACGTGCTGAAGCCCATGCTGTCGGCAAGATCCGGATCCATCATTAATATGACTTCTGTGGTGGGTGTATTTGGCAATGCGGGACAAGCCAACTATGCAGCATCCAAAGCAGGGATGATTGGATTCACTAAGTCCATAGCCAAAGAAGTTGGGAGCCGATCTATCCGATGTAATGCCATTGCACCTGGATTTATTGAAACCGATATGACACATACATTGGATGATAAGACCAAAGAACAATATTTTTCCGGGCTGGCTATAAAACGATTTGGTACTGCTGAGGAAGTCGCTGATCTGGCTGCCTTCCTTGGATCAGATGATTCCAAATATATTACAGGACAAGTCATCAGTATCTGCGGAGGGCTTAATATGTAA
- a CDS encoding thiamine-binding protein: protein MMRITIEISVFPLDKNYSPVIRSFIDSLQSRPGIEVILQPMSTLLVGDYDDCMHLIQHELKKVFESDRTAISIVKLANLDLTD, encoded by the coding sequence ATGATGCGCATTACTATAGAAATAAGTGTTTTTCCCCTGGATAAAAACTATAGCCCTGTGATCAGGAGCTTTATCGATAGCCTCCAATCAAGACCAGGTATTGAAGTAATCCTCCAACCAATGAGCACCCTCCTGGTCGGGGACTACGATGATTGTATGCATTTGATTCAACATGAACTTAAAAAAGTATTTGAGTCGGACCGCACTGCTATCTCGATTGTCAAATTGGCCAATCTGGACCTGACCGACTAA
- a CDS encoding SDR family oxidoreductase, whose product MSKKIVITGGSKGIGRACVEKFLSHGYDVATCSRQALDLDALKKELESKYPDRTLWVKPCDVTKADEIQQWCETLANDWSNLDILINNAGTFIPGGVLSEAESSLSLQLDTNLMSAYRFTRGLIDMIKQNHSGHIFNMCSIASQKAYPNGGAYTISKFALYGFSQCLREELKPTDIKVTAVLPGATWSESWQGSPFTQNDMIHADDIAAMIWSCSQLSKQAVVEEFRIRPQGGDL is encoded by the coding sequence ATGTCAAAAAAAATAGTCATCACAGGAGGATCAAAAGGAATTGGCCGGGCCTGTGTAGAAAAATTTTTATCTCACGGATATGATGTGGCTACTTGCTCCCGGCAAGCTTTAGACCTCGATGCCTTAAAGAAAGAATTGGAATCAAAATACCCTGATCGGACCTTGTGGGTAAAACCCTGCGATGTGACCAAAGCTGATGAAATACAACAATGGTGCGAAACACTTGCGAATGATTGGTCTAACCTCGATATTTTAATAAACAATGCGGGCACATTTATCCCGGGCGGAGTATTATCAGAAGCAGAGTCTAGCCTATCTCTCCAGCTAGATACCAATCTGATGAGTGCTTATCGGTTTACCAGAGGTTTGATCGATATGATTAAACAAAATCATTCCGGTCATATATTCAACATGTGCTCCATTGCCAGTCAAAAAGCCTACCCTAACGGTGGCGCATATACTATTTCAAAATTTGCCCTGTATGGATTCTCACAGTGCCTGCGAGAAGAGCTGAAACCAACAGATATCAAGGTCACGGCAGTCTTACCCGGAGCTACCTGGTCCGAAAGCTGGCAAGGCTCACCCTTTACTCAAAACGACATGATCCATGCTGACGACATCGCTGCGATGATCTGGTCATGTAGTCAATTGAGTAAACAGGCTGTGGTAGAAGAGTTTCGCATCCGGCCACAAGGGGGAGATCTTTAA
- a CDS encoding NAD(P)-binding domain-containing protein, translating to MKKKIGILGSGDVAKALAKGFVDQGHEVMIGSSDSNKLIQIKSSIPVQTGSFQQASAFGDLLVLAVKGYAAIKVFSNLNAEDIKGKTVIDTTNPITETAPIQGVLQFFTLQNESLAAQLQDTQPGAYIVKAFNSVGSPFMYQPSFQGMIPSMFICGNNDSAKKEVTDILDAFGWQTEDMGSIQSAGSIESLCILWCIRGFKDNQWNHAFKLLK from the coding sequence ATGAAAAAGAAAATTGGAATTTTAGGTTCAGGTGATGTAGCCAAAGCTTTGGCAAAAGGTTTCGTAGACCAGGGACACGAAGTCATGATTGGTTCCAGTGACTCCAACAAACTCATCCAAATTAAATCTTCAATTCCTGTGCAAACCGGGAGTTTCCAACAGGCATCCGCTTTTGGGGACCTCCTAGTGCTGGCGGTAAAAGGGTATGCGGCTATCAAGGTCTTTAGCAACCTCAATGCTGAAGATATTAAAGGTAAAACTGTGATCGACACTACCAACCCCATCACGGAGACTGCGCCTATCCAGGGAGTTTTGCAGTTTTTTACTCTGCAGAATGAATCGCTCGCTGCTCAACTCCAGGACACTCAACCAGGTGCATATATAGTAAAAGCGTTTAATTCAGTTGGAAGTCCATTTATGTACCAGCCAAGCTTTCAGGGTATGATACCATCCATGTTTATTTGTGGCAATAACGACTCAGCGAAAAAGGAAGTCACGGATATATTAGACGCTTTTGGATGGCAGACAGAAGATATGGGTTCTATCCAATCTGCAGGCAGCATTGAGAGCCTTTGCATATTGTGGTGTATCAGGGGATTTAAAGACAATCAATGGAATCATGCATTTAAATTACTTAAATAG
- a CDS encoding YceI family protein, producing the protein MESNEKIKWAIDKSHSEVGFKVKHLMVANVRGIFKDYGAEITTVGMDFKTAEVNFWINVGSVDTGSADRDNHIKSADFFDAANFEQITFQCKSYEDINKDGIWEVSGDLTIKGITKKILLAVEFGGIYQDPWGNDKAVFNISGIINRTEWGLTWNAPLASGGLLVSEAVHLNFEIQLAKSA; encoded by the coding sequence ATGGAATCAAACGAAAAAATTAAATGGGCAATTGACAAATCTCATTCTGAGGTTGGATTCAAGGTAAAACACCTTATGGTAGCGAACGTGAGGGGCATTTTTAAAGATTATGGCGCTGAAATCACTACCGTTGGTATGGATTTTAAAACTGCTGAGGTAAATTTCTGGATTAATGTTGGTTCTGTAGACACAGGCTCAGCAGACCGAGATAACCATATTAAGTCAGCGGACTTTTTTGATGCTGCCAACTTCGAACAGATCACCTTTCAATGCAAGTCTTATGAGGATATCAATAAAGATGGCATCTGGGAAGTATCCGGCGATCTCACGATCAAGGGTATAACGAAAAAAATTCTCCTTGCCGTAGAATTTGGCGGCATCTATCAAGACCCATGGGGAAATGATAAAGCTGTCTTTAATATCAGTGGTATTATTAATAGAACAGAGTGGGGTCTTACCTGGAATGCGCCTCTGGCCTCTGGAGGATTATTGGTCAGTGAAGCAGTCCATCTTAACTTCGAAATTCAACTGGCAAAGTCTGCCTAA